A DNA window from Candidatus Protochlamydia naegleriophila contains the following coding sequences:
- a CDS encoding UTP--glucose-1-phosphate uridylyltransferase produces MAIESHYHSLLSREQNEHVLRFCPSLTEKERQALIQQIQHIDFTLLEQQRRLIRNPPPTLSSIEPFTDFTFIGQGGDFSKGKGLLREGKMGCLILAGGQGTRLRLDGPKGRFPVSLIKHKSLFQLLAEKTLAAGKQAGTTLSLAIMTSPENDEITKRFFAEHHYWGLNPEQVSFFCQGTLPLLDSQGQLFLESRYHIAEGPNGNGQCLHDFYKSGIWKKWSEQGIQYLNVVLIDNPLADPFDAELLGFHARQQADITIKCTEKVKPQEKVGVIVKENGRVGVIEYSELPDSDKAATRPDGRLNYCCANLSLFCFSMNFIQSTVAKTASLPLHKAWKAAKFVNEAGMTQLSATPIAWKFETFIFDWLGYADHVFALLYPREQCFAPLKNYTGEDSLETVQQAIQKRERQLLQDVTGVEPPSLPFELAAEFYYPTPELKAKWHKKVPKTSYVEP; encoded by the coding sequence ATGGCCATCGAATCTCATTATCACTCCCTTCTTTCACGCGAACAGAATGAACACGTGTTGCGATTTTGTCCTTCTCTGACGGAAAAAGAGCGGCAAGCCCTCATCCAGCAAATTCAGCACATTGACTTTACCCTTCTCGAGCAACAGCGCCGGCTCATTAGAAATCCACCGCCAACGCTGTCCTCCATCGAACCCTTTACAGATTTTACCTTCATCGGCCAAGGTGGCGACTTCTCAAAGGGTAAGGGACTCCTGCGCGAAGGAAAAATGGGATGTTTGATCTTGGCGGGTGGGCAAGGCACGCGCCTGCGCCTCGACGGTCCAAAGGGACGCTTTCCCGTTTCACTCATCAAACACAAATCGCTTTTCCAACTGTTAGCAGAAAAAACTCTGGCGGCTGGCAAACAGGCCGGCACTACCCTATCATTGGCGATTATGACCTCGCCAGAAAATGATGAAATCACCAAGCGTTTTTTTGCTGAGCATCATTATTGGGGGCTCAATCCCGAGCAAGTCTCCTTCTTCTGCCAAGGGACTCTTCCTCTTTTGGATAGTCAAGGACAACTCTTTCTTGAATCACGCTACCATATAGCAGAAGGACCCAACGGAAATGGGCAATGCCTGCATGATTTTTATAAATCGGGAATTTGGAAAAAGTGGTCTGAGCAAGGCATTCAATATCTCAACGTCGTCTTAATCGATAATCCTCTAGCCGATCCTTTCGATGCCGAACTGCTTGGCTTTCATGCTCGCCAACAGGCAGACATTACGATCAAATGCACCGAAAAGGTCAAACCCCAGGAAAAAGTAGGCGTCATTGTCAAAGAGAATGGCCGCGTCGGTGTCATTGAATACTCTGAACTACCTGACAGCGATAAGGCTGCCACAAGGCCCGACGGAAGGCTAAACTACTGCTGTGCCAATTTAAGCCTCTTCTGCTTTTCCATGAATTTTATTCAAAGCACAGTAGCTAAGACCGCCTCTCTCCCTCTCCATAAAGCCTGGAAAGCGGCAAAATTTGTCAACGAAGCTGGAATGACCCAACTATCGGCTACTCCGATTGCTTGGAAATTTGAAACCTTCATTTTCGACTGGCTTGGCTACGCCGACCACGTTTTCGCTCTTCTCTATCCTCGCGAGCAATGCTTCGCTCCTCTTAAAAATTATACGGGTGAAGACTCTTTAGAAACGGTTCAACAAGCCATTCAGAAAAGAGAAAGACAGCTCTTACAGGATGTAACGGGAGTAGAACCCCCAAGCCTGCCCTTTGAGCTAGCTGCCGAATTCTATTACCCAACCCCCGAGCTTAAAGCTAAATGGCATAAGAAAGTTCCCAAAACATCTTATGTTGAGCCTTAA
- a CDS encoding aminotransferase class I/II-fold pyridoxal phosphate-dependent enzyme encodes MKLPIFQLEDYLAKWEFKAPYLLCSSDAESMEMKELIQSADGESLHLWNNLRLSYTETAGLPLLRTEISHLYPSLSADHIYCLAGAEEGIFCAMNVLIQPNDHVIVITPCYQSLEDLPKSLQAHVTAIPLDPFDWSLDLDRVKQALRPSTRLIAINFPHNPTGALLDAPKLNGLVTLARSQGAYLFSDEVYRYLESDESKRPPAIADLYEKGISLGVMSKAFGLAGLRIGWLANRLACKPG; translated from the coding sequence ATGAAACTACCCATCTTTCAACTAGAAGACTATTTAGCTAAATGGGAATTTAAGGCCCCTTACTTGCTTTGCAGCTCGGATGCCGAGAGCATGGAGATGAAAGAGTTAATACAATCGGCTGACGGTGAGTCTTTACACTTATGGAATAATCTGCGCTTAAGCTACACAGAAACAGCTGGCCTACCTCTACTTAGAACTGAAATTAGCCATCTCTACCCCTCCTTGTCCGCCGACCATATCTATTGCCTGGCTGGGGCCGAAGAAGGGATTTTTTGTGCCATGAATGTGCTCATACAGCCTAATGACCATGTCATCGTCATCACACCTTGCTATCAATCGCTCGAGGATCTCCCCAAAAGTTTACAAGCGCATGTCACAGCCATTCCGTTAGATCCCTTTGACTGGAGCCTCGATTTAGATCGAGTCAAGCAAGCCTTAAGGCCTTCCACGCGACTGATTGCGATTAACTTTCCCCACAATCCAACCGGAGCCCTATTAGATGCTCCTAAGCTGAATGGCTTAGTCACACTTGCCAGGTCTCAAGGAGCCTATTTATTCTCAGATGAAGTGTATCGCTATCTCGAGTCCGATGAATCCAAGCGCCCTCCTGCCATAGCCGATTTATATGAAAAAGGAATCAGCTTAGGAGTCATGTCGAAAGCCTTTGGACTGGCTGGCTTGCGAATAGGCTGGCTTGCGAATAGGCTGGCTTGCAAGCCAGGATAA
- a CDS encoding outer membrane protein, whose product MNPRTLILTLLFFSNQVFCESLDESFSCIELSKAKGIYIEAIGGASHANKKQVGAQFYPGYYAGGVVGYKFSNRFKLEGELSYQRANIRFIKDGEPDAHLYYARGHLKTCLYMINLLTNFDFSLPFVPYFGSGCGYARNDGKWSGSHSGLDQHTTFKKREVAFQGIMGVKYRFRKAIEIGIDYRYILFGRNEKCQRVGLALTGFF is encoded by the coding sequence ATGAATCCAAGAACATTAATCTTGACCCTTCTTTTTTTTTCCAATCAGGTGTTTTGTGAATCGTTGGACGAAAGCTTTTCCTGCATCGAATTATCAAAAGCTAAAGGAATTTACATAGAAGCGATTGGAGGAGCCAGCCATGCCAATAAAAAACAGGTAGGCGCTCAATTTTATCCAGGCTATTATGCAGGTGGCGTTGTTGGGTATAAGTTCTCGAATCGATTTAAATTAGAAGGAGAGCTTTCTTATCAACGTGCTAACATTCGGTTTATTAAAGATGGGGAGCCTGATGCACACCTGTATTATGCACGGGGGCATTTAAAGACGTGCCTGTATATGATCAATCTTTTGACAAATTTCGACTTTTCGCTTCCCTTTGTTCCTTATTTCGGAAGTGGGTGCGGCTATGCGAGGAACGATGGTAAGTGGTCAGGATCTCATAGTGGCCTAGATCAGCATACCACATTTAAAAAAAGGGAAGTGGCTTTTCAAGGCATTATGGGTGTCAAATATCGCTTTCGTAAGGCAATAGAAATTGGCATTGATTATCGCTATATTTTATTTGGGCGCAATGAGAAATGCCAACGAGTGGGCCTTGCCTTAACGGGATTTTTTTAA
- a CDS encoding ABC transporter ATP-binding protein, with protein sequence MNLDNEPPSEPEIVVEQVCKTFRTKSRDVHALDHVSLKINEGEFVCLVGPSGCGKSTLLNLIAGLEFPDAGSIHAEGKPITGPGSDRLVMFQESALFPWLDVLDNVLFGLKLKPELKQAERLELAHYYLRLVGLEKFAHSHTHELSGGMKQRVALARSLAPNPHILLMDEPFAALDALTREQLYDDIQNIWQQQKKTIVFVTHNVSEAVCLGDRVFLFSPNPGRIRQEFIITISRPRDIRSVEVAHFSSEITHILKNQLSQSE encoded by the coding sequence ATGAATCTTGACAATGAACCACCTTCCGAACCTGAAATTGTGGTTGAGCAAGTTTGCAAAACTTTTCGCACCAAGTCGCGCGATGTTCACGCTCTTGATCACGTATCGCTGAAAATTAACGAAGGAGAGTTTGTCTGTTTAGTTGGGCCTTCCGGGTGCGGTAAAAGTACCTTATTGAATTTAATCGCAGGGTTGGAATTTCCCGATGCAGGCTCGATTCATGCCGAGGGAAAGCCGATTACGGGTCCTGGCAGCGATCGCTTGGTCATGTTTCAGGAGTCGGCTCTTTTCCCCTGGCTAGATGTTTTGGATAATGTCTTGTTTGGATTGAAGTTAAAGCCAGAGCTTAAGCAGGCAGAGAGGCTCGAATTGGCTCATTACTATTTGCGCTTAGTGGGCCTGGAGAAATTTGCCCATTCCCATACTCATGAACTATCGGGAGGAATGAAGCAACGAGTGGCATTAGCACGCTCGCTTGCCCCCAATCCCCATATTCTTCTCATGGATGAGCCTTTTGCGGCCCTCGATGCCTTGACGCGCGAACAACTCTACGATGATATTCAAAACATTTGGCAGCAACAAAAAAAGACAATTGTTTTTGTGACTCACAACGTCTCGGAAGCCGTTTGTCTTGGAGATCGTGTGTTTTTATTTTCGCCTAATCCCGGCCGCATTCGCCAAGAATTCATCATCACCATTTCTCGTCCACGCGACATTCGAAGCGTTGAAGTGGCTCATTTTTCGAGCGAAATTACCCATATTTTGAAAAATCAACTTTCCCAGAGCGAGTGA
- a CDS encoding ABC transporter permease, translating to MRILNASLFFLLLLLIWQFLVWAEIWSSVLIPSPLQVGRYLISAIEDGTLLSASYVTIKRLVQGYAVGMLVGVPLGLLNARFQLFEDTIGVLALGLQTLPSVCWAPLAILWFGQTEKAMFFIVVMGSIWSIALATDSGVRNVSPVYIRAARTLGSRGFHTWFQVIVPAALPFIISGMKQGWAFAWRSLMAAEIYITILTGFGLGNLLHYGRELHAMDAVIGVMFVIIAVGLLVDKVVFSPLEHFMHEKWGTQRSIR from the coding sequence ATGCGAATATTGAACGCCAGCCTCTTCTTTTTACTCCTCTTACTCATTTGGCAGTTTCTTGTTTGGGCAGAGATTTGGTCCTCTGTTTTAATTCCTTCTCCTCTTCAAGTTGGACGCTATTTAATTTCGGCTATCGAGGATGGCACGCTTTTGTCGGCGAGCTATGTCACCATTAAGCGTTTGGTGCAAGGCTATGCTGTAGGAATGCTCGTTGGCGTTCCTTTGGGATTGCTCAATGCTCGCTTTCAACTATTCGAAGATACGATCGGCGTCTTGGCCCTTGGGTTACAAACGCTTCCAAGCGTTTGCTGGGCCCCATTGGCGATTCTGTGGTTTGGACAGACTGAGAAAGCCATGTTTTTTATTGTAGTCATGGGATCGATTTGGTCGATTGCTTTGGCAACCGATTCAGGGGTAAGAAATGTCTCTCCCGTTTATATTCGGGCTGCCCGCACGCTAGGTTCCAGGGGCTTCCACACCTGGTTTCAAGTCATCGTACCAGCTGCGCTGCCTTTTATCATCAGCGGCATGAAGCAAGGATGGGCATTTGCTTGGCGTTCACTGATGGCTGCTGAAATTTATATTACCATTCTCACTGGATTCGGTCTGGGCAATCTCCTCCACTATGGACGCGAATTGCATGCCATGGATGCTGTTATTGGAGTGATGTTTGTTATCATCGCCGTTGGATTATTGGTCGATAAAGTCGTCTTTTCACCACTGGAGCACTTCATGCATGAAAAATGGGGCACGCAACGTTCCATTCGCTAA
- a CDS encoding helix-turn-helix transcriptional regulator — protein MSLSHFFPVAQAIEALLHPWAEVVIHDLSTQTIAALFNNFSKRKVGEDSLLEADWKIEIETTHFAPYDKINWDGKRLKSTTAVLRDEKGSPIGLLCINLDISKMEDLHHLLTGFIKPLKTSLPKELFHEDWREKISAFVHTHLQQHHLTLDHLTKQQKKELVNLLLQEGAFRAKHAATYVGSVLNISRATVYKYLSELQLDSLGEPK, from the coding sequence ATGTCGCTGTCTCATTTTTTTCCCGTCGCCCAGGCCATCGAAGCGTTGCTTCATCCGTGGGCCGAGGTGGTCATTCATGATTTGTCCACTCAAACCATCGCCGCTCTTTTTAACAACTTTTCTAAAAGAAAAGTAGGTGAAGATTCGCTTTTAGAAGCCGACTGGAAAATTGAGATTGAGACGACCCATTTTGCGCCTTATGACAAAATCAATTGGGATGGAAAGCGGCTCAAATCGACGACAGCTGTCTTACGCGATGAAAAAGGCTCTCCCATTGGACTCTTATGCATCAATCTGGACATTTCAAAAATGGAAGACTTGCATCACCTTTTAACGGGTTTTATTAAACCCTTAAAGACTAGTTTGCCAAAAGAGCTTTTCCACGAAGATTGGCGCGAAAAAATCAGCGCATTTGTTCACACACATCTGCAACAGCATCACCTGACTTTAGATCATTTAACGAAACAGCAAAAAAAAGAACTAGTCAATCTCTTGCTCCAAGAAGGTGCTTTTAGAGCCAAGCATGCCGCTACCTACGTTGGCAGCGTGCTGAACATTTCCCGCGCAACGGTGTACAAATATTTAAGCGAGCTGCAACTAGACTCTTTAGGAGAGCCCAAATGA
- the waaF gene encoding lipopolysaccharide heptosyltransferase II → MGSKPPLSIHPRNILVRMPNWLGDFVMATPILTDLRHHWPEAKITAMCQGALGSVIQEDPHIDSVLNFKKTKNLLNNRVSDEIVSLQTEHYDLGILLTNSFSSAWWLWKGNVQNRLGFASHWRSWLLNYPVPFPAERSKQHLVTTYKQLLHPLGIPLSSTDPKLYIAKQEQNAIQEWLFKEGIHKEDLIIGINPGAAYGSAKCWLPDRFTILAAKLLENPRIKIVFFGDKAGAPLVEDICTKLPKRVVNLAGKTSLRELMAFIQACDIFLTNDSGPMHVASALSTPLIALFGSTSDVATGPYKGGKVIHKHVPCSPCYRRECPIDFRCMKQIEVDEVYRELQELVNEASQTSAVRSS, encoded by the coding sequence ATGGGTTCTAAGCCACCTTTATCGATTCACCCCCGCAATATTTTGGTCCGCATGCCTAACTGGCTGGGTGACTTCGTCATGGCAACACCTATTTTAACCGATTTGCGCCATCATTGGCCAGAAGCAAAAATTACTGCGATGTGTCAAGGGGCCTTAGGCAGCGTCATTCAAGAAGACCCACACATCGACTCAGTACTTAACTTTAAGAAAACCAAAAACTTACTAAACAATCGAGTCAGCGATGAAATCGTTTCCCTTCAAACAGAACACTACGACCTTGGCATTTTACTGACCAATTCTTTTTCATCGGCTTGGTGGCTTTGGAAAGGAAATGTCCAAAATAGACTCGGCTTTGCCTCCCACTGGCGCAGTTGGCTACTAAACTATCCCGTTCCCTTCCCTGCCGAACGCAGCAAACAACATCTTGTCACAACCTATAAACAATTGCTCCACCCCCTTGGCATTCCCCTCTCTTCAACCGATCCAAAATTGTATATCGCCAAGCAGGAACAAAACGCCATCCAGGAGTGGCTCTTCAAAGAGGGCATTCATAAAGAAGACCTCATCATCGGGATTAATCCAGGCGCTGCCTATGGATCGGCTAAATGCTGGCTACCAGATCGTTTTACAATCTTAGCTGCAAAACTGCTAGAAAACCCGCGCATTAAAATAGTATTTTTTGGTGATAAGGCAGGTGCTCCCCTCGTTGAAGATATCTGCACCAAACTACCTAAACGAGTCGTCAACTTGGCTGGAAAAACCTCACTAAGAGAATTGATGGCCTTCATTCAAGCCTGCGACATCTTTTTAACTAATGACAGCGGACCCATGCACGTGGCCTCAGCCCTCAGCACCCCTTTGATCGCTCTATTTGGATCCACAAGCGATGTTGCAACCGGCCCCTATAAAGGGGGAAAGGTCATCCACAAGCATGTTCCCTGCTCGCCCTGCTACCGCAGAGAATGTCCCATCGATTTTCGCTGTATGAAACAGATCGAAGTCGATGAGGTGTATCGCGAATTGCAAGAGCTCGTGAACGAAGCCAGTCAAACTTCAGCTGTTCGCTCTTCGTAA
- a CDS encoding serine hydrolase domain-containing protein — MSGLIQVKPEEIGLSSARLTHVSRLISRRIQSQELTGAVAIVARHGKIAHISAHGKMDIEQDKLMREEALFRLYSMTQPILAAALLILYEQGYFQLSDPVSLYIPSFKELRVSDQNKEKGASMRQVTIQDLLTHTSGLIFNPTAPSASLDSSHLTELRTTGGLATFIQTLSTSPLAFQPGHYWHRGLGYEVVGYLIELFSEMRLDEFIQKKVTAPMNMLDTGFFIPKHKQGRLVNVYTKSFNGNGSNTFSLLTHEALTDHFLTLPTYLSGGQGLLSSGPDYLRFCQMLLNKGELDGNRLLSRKTVELMTSNHLVKDIVQSEWTPSQRPLKGFGFGLGVTVMLDPAQAAVLGTPGDFSRNGQAGTSFFVDPKEELIGIFLTQLLSPTPANFQRDLRVAVYQSLLK, encoded by the coding sequence ATGTCGGGACTCATACAAGTCAAACCTGAAGAGATCGGATTATCCTCCGCACGCCTTACCCATGTCAGCCGTTTAATCAGTCGCCGAATCCAGTCCCAGGAGCTAACAGGAGCCGTTGCCATCGTCGCACGGCATGGAAAAATCGCGCATATTAGTGCACATGGCAAAATGGACATCGAACAGGACAAACTCATGCGCGAAGAGGCCTTATTCCGCCTCTATAGCATGACCCAGCCTATACTAGCTGCAGCTCTTTTAATTCTTTACGAGCAAGGATACTTTCAATTATCAGATCCCGTTTCACTCTATATTCCATCCTTTAAGGAGCTAAGAGTCTCTGATCAAAATAAAGAAAAAGGCGCAAGTATGCGTCAAGTGACCATCCAAGATCTATTGACTCACACTTCTGGACTGATATTTAATCCCACGGCGCCTTCTGCATCACTCGATAGCTCACATTTAACCGAATTGAGAACAACCGGAGGCCTCGCGACCTTTATTCAAACTTTGAGTACAAGCCCTTTGGCTTTTCAACCAGGTCATTATTGGCATAGAGGCCTGGGCTACGAAGTAGTGGGCTATCTAATTGAACTTTTTTCAGAAATGCGCCTTGATGAATTTATTCAGAAAAAGGTGACCGCCCCCATGAATATGTTGGATACGGGATTTTTCATTCCCAAACATAAGCAAGGGCGCCTTGTCAATGTGTATACAAAGTCATTCAATGGAAATGGTTCCAATACCTTCTCCCTTCTGACTCATGAAGCGCTGACAGATCACTTCCTCACCCTTCCCACATATTTGTCAGGAGGGCAAGGCTTGCTGTCTTCCGGGCCCGACTATCTACGCTTTTGTCAAATGCTTCTCAATAAAGGAGAATTGGATGGCAATCGGCTATTGAGCCGCAAAACAGTTGAACTCATGACTTCAAACCACCTTGTCAAAGATATTGTTCAATCCGAATGGACTCCCTCTCAAAGGCCTTTAAAAGGATTTGGATTTGGTTTAGGAGTAACAGTCATGCTGGATCCCGCCCAAGCAGCTGTTTTGGGAACACCGGGCGATTTCTCGAGAAATGGACAGGCTGGAACAAGTTTTTTCGTCGACCCTAAAGAAGAATTAATTGGAATCTTCCTGACACAGCTTCTTTCGCCTACGCCAGCCAATTTTCAAAGAGATTTGCGAGTCGCCGTTTATCAATCGCTCTTAAAATAG
- a CDS encoding methyltransferase domain-containing protein translates to MKEQWDPVQYAKFEKERQQPFFDLMALIKPYPHMRVVDLGCGDGILTKLLHDRLQADYILGVDSSPAMLLKAQEVYLPAVEFQLADIEDLGLERQFDLVLSNAALQWVYGHVSLLGRLAKMLKPRGQLAIQMPANRDFVTHVIARELAEEPPFNESLSGISNPFQNLLSLEEYAQLLDSLGFKSPLIRLQVYLHRLESTLSVLEWVKGSLLTYYRSHLSPFLYEQFLQEYKKRLLDAIGDKSPFLFPMKRIFIWGELAN, encoded by the coding sequence ATGAAAGAGCAATGGGATCCCGTTCAATATGCCAAATTCGAAAAGGAGCGTCAGCAACCTTTTTTTGATTTAATGGCTTTAATTAAGCCTTATCCGCACATGCGTGTTGTCGATTTGGGGTGCGGAGATGGCATATTGACTAAGCTACTCCATGATCGATTACAAGCCGATTACATATTAGGCGTTGATTCATCTCCAGCTATGCTGTTGAAAGCTCAGGAAGTATATTTACCAGCAGTAGAGTTTCAATTAGCAGACATCGAGGATTTAGGATTAGAGCGGCAGTTTGATTTAGTTCTTTCAAATGCGGCTCTTCAATGGGTTTATGGGCACGTGAGCTTGCTTGGGCGTTTGGCTAAGATGCTTAAACCGAGAGGGCAGCTAGCCATTCAGATGCCGGCTAATCGCGACTTTGTCACTCATGTGATTGCACGTGAATTAGCAGAAGAGCCTCCTTTTAACGAGAGTTTGTCAGGCATCTCAAATCCTTTTCAGAATCTTTTAAGCTTGGAAGAATATGCTCAGCTTTTAGATTCTTTGGGATTTAAATCACCCCTCATTCGTTTACAAGTGTATCTTCACCGTCTAGAATCTACGCTGAGTGTGCTTGAATGGGTGAAGGGAAGCTTGTTGACCTATTATCGTAGTCATTTGAGCCCTTTCTTGTACGAACAGTTCTTACAAGAGTACAAAAAAAGACTTTTGGATGCGATTGGAGATAAAAGCCCTTTCTTATTCCCGATGAAAAGGATTTTTATTTGGGGAGAGCTTGCTAATTAA
- a CDS encoding ABC transporter substrate-binding protein encodes MDVKSLLLPLLIGWSCLFAEEIKREKTIVRVGHFATITHAQAVIAHGLTREQKGWFERFLGPDVEVQWYVYQAGPSAMEALFADSLDLTYVGPSPTINAYLKAKGKTIRIVCGSCSGGASLVVQPERIKKAADFLGRKVATPQLGNTQDIAARAWLYSKGFNFNLFGGDVTVIPMENVDQFTLFQQGDLDAAWTVEPWVSRLVLEAKGKVFLDESALWTETGGKYVTAHLVSTENFLKGRPDLVKKWILAHIKLTEWIQENEEKAKLFFNAELKKEVFRNLSKEIIDRAWEQIELTYVPIQASLFRYADWAYQIGFFKQKPQLKGIYDLRLLGEVLDEIDQLPARFSHES; translated from the coding sequence ATGGATGTAAAATCACTGCTCTTACCTTTACTGATTGGCTGGTCCTGTCTTTTTGCAGAAGAGATAAAGCGGGAAAAGACGATTGTAAGAGTCGGTCATTTTGCGACAATCACCCATGCTCAGGCTGTCATAGCCCATGGCTTGACAAGAGAACAAAAAGGATGGTTTGAGCGCTTTTTAGGTCCCGACGTTGAAGTTCAGTGGTACGTTTATCAAGCCGGTCCAAGCGCCATGGAAGCCCTTTTTGCCGATTCTCTGGATTTAACGTATGTTGGGCCGAGTCCCACCATCAATGCCTATTTGAAGGCAAAAGGAAAAACGATTCGCATCGTTTGCGGCTCTTGCAGCGGTGGTGCCTCATTGGTGGTGCAGCCTGAGCGGATTAAAAAAGCAGCTGACTTTTTGGGAAGGAAGGTGGCAACGCCGCAGCTCGGCAATACGCAGGATATTGCGGCTCGGGCTTGGCTCTATTCCAAAGGATTTAATTTTAATCTATTTGGAGGCGATGTGACTGTCATTCCAATGGAAAATGTCGACCAATTTACTCTTTTTCAGCAAGGAGACTTGGATGCTGCTTGGACTGTTGAGCCGTGGGTGAGCCGTCTTGTCCTGGAGGCCAAAGGAAAAGTCTTTTTAGATGAAAGTGCCCTATGGACAGAAACTGGAGGCAAGTATGTGACTGCACATTTAGTCAGCACAGAGAACTTCTTAAAAGGGCGCCCAGATTTAGTCAAAAAATGGATTCTGGCCCATATAAAATTGACAGAATGGATTCAGGAAAATGAGGAAAAAGCCAAGCTCTTTTTCAACGCAGAGTTAAAAAAAGAAGTCTTCCGCAATTTGTCGAAAGAGATCATCGATAGAGCCTGGGAGCAGATTGAATTGACTTATGTTCCTATTCAAGCCTCTCTTTTTCGCTATGCTGATTGGGCTTATCAGATTGGCTTTTTCAAGCAAAAACCTCAGTTAAAAGGAATTTACGATCTTCGCCTTCTTGGGGAAGTATTGGATGAAATCGATCAATTACCCGCAAGGTTTTCTCATGAATCTTGA